Proteins from one Trichocoleus desertorum ATA4-8-CV12 genomic window:
- a CDS encoding type II toxin-antitoxin system HicB family antitoxin: protein MSRYSMIIQWSDEDQLFLVTIPEFADLVVMPCTHGKTREEAIHQGEEVIEMYLEAWQAEGEPIPEPRTLQVA, encoded by the coding sequence ATGAGTCGATACAGCATGATTATTCAATGGTCCGATGAAGATCAGCTTTTTCTAGTGACAATTCCAGAATTTGCAGATCTGGTTGTCATGCCTTGCACTCATGGCAAAACCCGTGAAGAAGCAATTCACCAAGGCGAAGAAGTGATTGAAATGTATCTCGAAGCTTGGCAAGCAGAAGGTGAACCTATACCTGAACCTAGAACACTGCAAGTTGCCTAG